In Etheostoma cragini isolate CJK2018 chromosome 19, CSU_Ecrag_1.0, whole genome shotgun sequence, the genomic window GGCCTGCCCATCCTGTGTGTGGGCTCAGTGTGGAAGAGCTGGGAGCTTCTAAAGCCAGGTGAGTGCCCCTCCAATCAAGACAACGAGCTTTTCACCCATTCCCCCGtcatttttactttgaaaaaattGATTGAATTGAAGCGGTAGAAAGTTCTCCTAAAACCCAGtttactttctttgtttctgattAGGGTTCACTGAGGTTTTGGATGAAGTGGCATCATCTGACAAGTTTAAGGCCCGTTTCCATGGCTACAGTCTCTTGATTTTGCGGCAGTCCTCAGCCCTTGGTGGTGCTAGTCTGGGGGCTCAGAGTATGGGCTCACCCTTAACTATGGATTACAAAGCTAATGCCAAAGTCTTCTACCAACACACTTTTACCAGCATCCCATGAGAGTGAAACTGCACAGCCTCTAGATCCAAACAGTGTTCAGCTAAAGGGAAATTATATTGTTGATTATATAAGAATTAGCATCCTTGCTAATGACACTTACTATAATGATAATGATTGTGTGATAATGGTTTAGCACTTATTTTGCTCTTACTACAAGATACCAggaatgtgatttaaaaatattcagaatcttgatattactttttattttactgtaattttaAATCTTTGCACATTTTCTACACTtgtttacatttgacatttataataaaaacaactcattCATGTCTTAAATAATCTCTGATccttaaaataattaaagtttaTTAAAGCTGTGGTCAGAAAAAGACAGTTACTGTTGTGCCTTAAGCCATTTAATTCCTAAATATGAGTTGCTCAGTTTATTGTTTGTACTTATTATAGACAgagaaatgtaacaaaaagcaacacttgATTCATCACCAGGCTTTCTTCACATGTCTGAGTTTCTTCAGTGTGTAAtgtaataactaataaaaagcACTCCTTCTCATAGATTCACATGGATGCCGAATCACAGCATTACTGTATGAATTTAAAGTACCCGCCTTGGCCGTTAACTGTGTCAGTAATTGTGTGTGCTATCACTGTAAATAGAATCAATAACAATAGAATAcatacaatttaattaaaaacagcagcaaTAACATTCCCCTGGCTCCCACTGCCTTTGACATTGAGTTCAGCTTCGCTGCTGTGGTGGTGCACCATGATTCCCTCAAAACTCCTGAAGGTAAATGCTCTAAAAATTTAAGCAACTTAAATTGTCTTTGGGTCATTTTCTCATCTCTGAGTTGAATTATGCAATGGTAGtgtgcattgtttttatgtttctctgactacagtatgttttggtttgaaatgagATTTCCAAATTGCAGAAACCACATTGCTCCTGTTGCTACATCAGTTAAAACATGCAATTGAtgacctgtttttctttcttgtacATGGAGTTTGCATAAACTGCACCACTGTGTCAGTCAGCATTACTGTCAATTATTTCCTTTCTTAAATCAACCCTTTCTACTTAAAAAAACTGAGTAAACTGATTTTCTCACAACCTAACATCTCTTCaattctgttattttatttcaaaaaacttaataaagaaatgtaattcATTTAGGTATTGTGATGCATTGTCGTACAGTGATTTATTGGTAACGGTACAGTTTCCTTTTATGAAAGTTAGGATGGTGCCTTGGTTGTTTTTAGTGATACTTTTATCTTTTACGTTACATCCAGTTAACATTCATGTTAACTGAcgtttggccacttgggggcagcagaaacaagctatGAACCGAACACACAACTTGACAGTATGgcaccttttttaaaataaagcgaacataaaagaaaacctttacctaattacacatccagcagttatGAAGCAACAATATCATTCATATGAAGCACTCTGAACACACAATGAATGTAAATCCAAATATTTACTGTCTTTGGACTGTTTTCGGTCCTTACTAGCTAGCTTGCTCTCTAAGGAATACGTGGCCCTaaagctgctaaatgctccactgtttCGCAGCTGGTTGCTAACTATGTCTACGCCGTTTGGTTTATCCAGTCGTGGATTTTGTGGAGCTTTTTCAGCCGAAACAGTATGGGAGTGGTGACAGTGAACCAAAAAAGTAAAGTTGTTggccaaaaaaactaaaacaatacattgGAAGCATGGATGTGATTGGGAGACGCTTAAACTCTGGCGATAAAGAAAGCGCAGTCAGATGATAAGCTAATTAACTTGCTAGCTAGTAACTTATTAGCCGCTTTGAGTTCGGATATGATAATAATACTTTCTTATGCTGTCTGGATATAGGGTGGGAATTTATTAAGTACTatataagtattattatttactgtactCATATGTGACGTACCTGTAACGttactgtactttacttaagtatttgcatttcttgctactttatacttcacTTCAATTCATTCAgtctaatgtattttttactacACATGTATAACAGctacaaatacaacaacagtaaaatgctatTTAAGGAACGTTTCAGTAATAATAATCCTGTAcggtatactgtatatgttaaaTCACAGGGACCAGTTCTCTGAATTGAATACTTTTATTCATTATGATTATATATAATCATTTTCAACTCCTCACACATTTGACATTAAGAAGTTTAATGActtaatttgttatttgtttgagCTAACCTACAGTACTGCATATAACCCACTGTCACAATGCATGTTTTCCCCTTGCAGACTGTGGGGCTGTTGCCTTTAGAGAGATATGTCACCACTTATAGTCGAGACTATAAACCCTTCAGTGAGTGCCACCTACAGTTAAACCAGGTGAAGCCCAGAACTGAACCTAAAGCTGCTCCTGCATTTATCAACCCACCTCAGGTTTGATGGATATatatggattgattgattgatggatggattgatatGTTGATTGATATgttgattgtgttattttcataGACTTGTCGTGAAACCTGGCCTGTATTTCATCAATGCTTTTACAAAACAACTAACAGCATCTACGGCTCAAGTAGCTGTTTACAggtgaacaacaacaacaactttattttctAACTAGCATTCAGTTGTTCGTACCACCGCCATCATCATACTTATTGTACTCTTTCTCTCAGCCTCCCACTTGTTCCTTCTTCCCTGCCTCCTTACCTTCATTTGGCATTCACCCGCCTTCCATCTCCGATGCGTCTTCTTGGATTGTTGGCTCTTCAATGTTAGATTACAGGAGACAGGATGTGGGAGTTGCAAGGGAGACTGGGTTTTTACTTGATGAGGTGGAGAAAGGTCAGCTGCACTACATTTTTGGTGGAAAAGGTAAGGagttctctctttgtctctaaaacaaattcatacttacacacacacacacacactcatctaaGCTGGCAGCTGCTTTGATACTCAGTCCATTTTCTTTTGACAGCGAATGTGTTAGAGCAGCAGGAGGCAAAAGATGAGCCGCAGAAGAAGACTGATGTTCTATACGAGGAAGGTAAGATgtctgtttttactttacttttttacttttacaggcGTTTTGATTCATCTAGTCATTTTTCAATGGGGAAACCTTTTGAAGTACTTTTGGCTTCGGGGCTCAGAACTTCACAAATGCTTTCACTGTTCAATCTGCTGGTGTTTTTACCCTGCTTTTTTGTTTAAGGGCTTTCCAACTCTAGGGAAAGTGGCTCCTGGAGTATGGACATAAACCTGCTCTACATTTGTGCACTTTTAGGTGTGATTGTGTTGTCATCTCGTGGCGGTCCGGCTTGCTCGGAAGATTGCATTAGATCTCTCTGTAGAGAAGCCGGCCTGCAGCACCTTCTCCACCTTCCTGTGGCCTCCAGTCCAATTATCACAATCAAAGGTAGAACACTCCctaacacacagaaacacacatgtccCATCTTACATTACCTTTAGGTTACAAAGTCAGGCAACTTCACTACAAGATAGGAAAGATCAAGCACTAACTAGCGCAAAGTTTACTACAATGAATGAACTAACCTTAAGAATGAACACCAATGTCTTCTTCtgcattcatatttaaaacGGTGCCAACCATGTTGGAGAAAAACTtcaaataatcacaaaacatGCTAACCGATGATGTCACATATATAGAAAGAAACAAGACTGTCTACAGTTTCTACagtcatgctagcagctctaAGGCTGATTTCAATTGTCACCATTTGAGTTGAGCATGTTAGACTGCTAACGTGTAAATTAGCAGTGtaagtgtattttccaaaatgtgtcTGAAGGGAACATTTAACGTAACATTAAAGTGAGTGTATTTTGTTAATTCCCTTTCTGACTAGATACTGAAATTTGGAACACAGGCTGCTTGAGGGGCTTTGGATCAGCTACTGGACTGAATAACAGCACCTTCCTTCAGCCTACTACCGGGCAGTGTAGTTGGTAAGCCGCATGCCCAAACCTCGCCTTTTCATCACTACCACATTTTttctaaattgtaattttagtTTCTTGTCACATACCCTTCTTGTACCCTATGTGTTATTTGCTGACActttctcccctctctttcaGCAGTGCATGGGAAGCCGAGTGCCCTAATTGTTGCTGTAAGATGCAAAGCTTCTCTTGTAGCAGCACACTGCCTCTGGCCGATGTACAGCCAACTCTCTACAGACCACCACCCAGCAGGAGACTACCGCTGACGCAGTACCAATCCAGCTACACTGCTGAGGTATGAGAGGTCACCTGAGTGACTGGAGCCCTTTGGCTTTTTTATGTCCTTGTATATTTGTTCTTTATAAAACTGTGTGTCTTCTCCTAGTGGGCCCAGCCAAAGATACAGCGGAGTGACATTCACCAGCGTGATCCTCCTCGTCAACAGATACTCTATCCTTCATTCTGAATATCAACTTTTGCCTCAAAACACAGCagattaacaaaaaaagcattgtttgttttgtatgtcaaACACAATAAACCAgttaaaaagctgaaaatctGTAAAAGTTTCACATAGTGACACATGGCTTTACATAGTTGTATGTAATGTCCCTATCATAGAAGGAGGAAAGACATATtgcagtacatactgtatatatttgcagtattacattttggGTTTCTGTTGTGACATCACCCGGAAGTAATGCTGTACAGTAATCACAGTAAAATAgtaataagaaaaacacataaaagacaGACAATCATAGCCTACATTTGACAGTTTGTAGTGTAGTAGTTAAGCGGAAAACCACCCGAAATGTCCATCTGAAAGAATTACAAAATGTGCACTTGTTCCGTAGACAATGGCTCTATTTTACGGGTGGactagtacttttttttaaacgttgctaaaaaaattaaagaacaaacaaacccaaaatactgaaaaagcTCTTTTGTTAAGGTAACTTAACAGATATAGTGTATGGCATAGATGTACAGAACAGAAGTGACAAATACACGTGTTGCTGTAGCCTAATAAAATCCCCTTTTGGATTTTGAATGTTGATTTAGTTACTgtgatttttattgatttagttttttatatgaTATatggacagcccccccccccccccccctcccttgtATCCAGCCAAGGATGGAAGTCATCCAACACCAAGGCTATGCAGATTTTCTGTTCTAGTGGTcccaaaagcaacagaaatacaatgaggaaaatgcCACACATTCCGAAATGACTCTTTAACTTATCATATAAAACATATCATTTGAGACATTATGTCCAATACAAATTACAAAAGTCCTAAAGAGTCAAATCAGTAGGTTATTGTTGTGCCATTTATGTGTGCGGGGAGTCACCCTACTCAACCAGAGAAGGAATTACAGCTGCAACGATTATTCAATTAACTGATCaacaaaatattatattattatgattatgaatTAATCATccaagtatttttttcaaacattttgtggTCACATATTCTCTAATGTAAGGATgtcatgcttttctttttattgcagGATAGTAAGCgcatatatttgtattttggacTGTATCTCAGGAAAAGCTAATCATTTGAAGACGTCACTTTCGGCTGATTTTACCGACACATGAATCCCAAAAAAAATTGGGAAATGAATCGATTCTAAAAATCGTTAGTTAATTAATCGTTTGATTAATATGGGTCAAAAACTCTTTTCGGTGTACCACCAGATGAGCAACTTTTATCAGAATGAATCGTGGGCTTTCTTGGAGTTCTCCTAATATGTCCATGATGACACAGTGGGACGCGTGATGTAATCAGCTCCATCACTAAGCTTAGTAGTACTGCAGAGGGAAAGGGGTTTAGTCCTGGGGACTCTGGCCTCAGGGCAGAAAGCATGAGGATTTATTTCACTGGTCAACATGGAACTACCAATACATCAAACAGGTACAGGTCCATCAGTATGCATCCATTAGCAAGATTCCATTCAAAGCTCTTCTAGTGTCCACGGGAGCATCCTGCAAACGGGTGTCccatgtttttataatgttaaGAGCATCCGTCGTATCCATCAGTATGTGAGTCTCTCTCATTTAGATTAGCTCCCATTTAGTTTGAACCACAATCAAGGAGACTGCTGCTGCAGTTGCATGTCCGGATACCTAACAGCATTCCCTACACCTCAAATCCTCTAAACCCTAAAATAAAGCACATCTTTTCTGACACTGATCATCATCCAACACCTTTTCAAGCAGCCAGACACTCTGATTGGCACTGACTCACTGATCCACAAGGCCAGTGACATTGTGGGGCGCAGAGCTGCACTCTCAGTGGTGTCAGAAAGGAGGAcactgtccaaactacatgtcatcttggacaatgtctcccacccactccatggcttaCTTCTCATACACATGTGCACTTCCGTTGCGAGACTTATTAAAATTTGTGAAATACTCTGCCTATACTATTTATTCGTTATTACTGctcaccattacaactccttaattatgtaaatactgtatcataaaaattcCTTTAACCATGTAAATACCGTGCATATCCACAcaccttatatttctttatttatatttctactctgatatttatatactttgtgcaactgtaacaccGAATTTCCCTTTGGGCATCAatgaagtatttctgattcaGATTCTGAAGATAACAGCCACAATTAGCattaatattattcattcaATCTTAATTTTTAGCCTTTTCCGGACtggattttgtgtgttttttgggaGACAGAGGGACGTTTCTACAACAACTCGGGTCATTCCCctgtatatatgtaaaataacaaTCCACATaactaaactgtaaaatatatataaattaacCAATAAATAACTTAAGagataattaaacaaaatgtgacattatTGGGGAAAAGGCGATGATGACAGACTTTAACCCagttacaaaaataacattattgtgAAATAAGATATTTCACAATAATGAGTTAATCTTAAAAACTGTCTCACTAGTCAATGTATTGGTTAATTTATGTTTAACTAACAAAATGTGTTCATGAATATTTATTCCATATTATCCTCTTTTTGTGTACGAGTTTGCTCACTGATTAGTAACTGTATTTTCACAAGAGAAGCATGTTTATCGAGAAGTCTGTTTTAAAACACTACATTCATTTCGTTGACAAAACGTCGCATCGTGTTCTTGAACGCACCCCCAACAGCTCTTGATTTCGAAAAGCATTGTGGGATTGGATGCCGGTGGAAAGCTTCTCGAAGGAACTGCAAAGATGATGGTGAGTGAGTTAGCATTCATGCCCAAATTCAAATGTATAATCCGTGTCCATCCTTCGGTTTGTCAGCGGGCATTTACATTTGAACTACTCTCAATTTAGATGACTCACTGTCGACAGTCTTTGGAAGCAATTCTTTTtgtgaaaatgatttaaaatcgGGTTTTATTTTGATCCAGACTGTTAGCCTCGTAGGGTACCCAGCATCAATGGGCGTAAACGTAGCTATGTACTAACATATTAGCGTTAGCTGTTCGCTAGCTACGTATTATATACCTTTTTAGCTGGTTATTATGTAGGTTTATAATTTAGGATAGTTTAAGTACTTTTCTATTAGCTTTATTAGTTTCCGTCATTGCAGCTTTGTCGTCAGGTTATTGTGCTACCGTTAGCTGCTGTGTGTTTAGCCTCTTTGTACGACTGGCAGCATGAAACGTTAACGTTAGATACACATATACGGTGGCAGCATAGGAAACATGTCTACCGGCCCGATAAATCGattaactaaaatgtattgCTCGACTAATTTAACGTTACTCAGCATACGAAGTTGTCCTGAGATGTGGTCATGTTAGCCATGACAGAATAAAGCGGACTCatgcagagaaacaaagacCAGACAAAGTCTATCAGTTATTTGCTTACATCTGCTAGCTAAGGTTAATGATCAGAAAACGTTGTGCAATATAATAAGATGTATATAAGATGTATCATGAGCAGACTGTAAACAGACATCCGGCTTTTGACAGTCGCACAGCATGTCTGATGATGAGCACCAAAAGCATCACACCCcacagctaacgttacagtACAGCAACAGCCTGGATGTTGGACCATTTTAGGTTATGGCCTAAATGGTAAAGTAATATCACTCAGTTCTCTAGACTGTTTGTGCTGAAGCTACGCAATATGGTTAAGTTCAACGTTATgatatgtactttttttttaagatattgtGGTATTGCAATATGGGAAGAAA contains:
- the LOC117934735 gene encoding uncharacterized protein LOC117934735 isoform X2 — encoded protein: MIPSKLLKTVGLLPLERYVTTYSRDYKPFSECHLQLNQVKPRTEPKAAPAFINPPQTCRETWPVFHQCFYKTTNSIYGSSSCLQPPTCSFFPASLPSFGIHPPSISDASSWIVGSSMLDYRRQDVGVARETGFLLDEVEKGQLHYIFGGKANVLEQQEAKDEPQKKTDVLYEEGVIVLSSRGGPACSEDCIRSLCREAGLQHLLHLPVASSPIITIKDTEIWNTGCLRGFGSATGLNNSTFLQPTTGQCSCAWEAECPNCCCKMQSFSCSSTLPLADVQPTLYRPPPSRRLPLTQYQSSYTAEWAQPKIQRSDIHQRDPPRQQILYPSF
- the LOC117934735 gene encoding uncharacterized protein LOC117934735 isoform X1, with protein sequence MIPSKLLKTVGLLPLERYVTTYSRDYKPFSECHLQLNQVKPRTEPKAAPAFINPPQTCRETWPVFHQCFYKTTNSIYGSSSCLQPPTCSFFPASLPSFGIHPPSISDASSWIVGSSMLDYRRQDVGVARETGFLLDEVEKGQLHYIFGGKANVLEQQEAKDEPQKKTDVLYEEGVIVLSSRGGPACSEDCIRSLCREAGLQHLLHLPVASSPIITIKDTEIWNTGCLRGFGSATGLNNSTFLQPTTGQCSCSAWEAECPNCCCKMQSFSCSSTLPLADVQPTLYRPPPSRRLPLTQYQSSYTAEWAQPKIQRSDIHQRDPPRQQILYPSF
- the LOC117934735 gene encoding uncharacterized protein LOC117934735 isoform X3, coding for MIPSKLLKTVGLLPLERYVTTYSRDYKPFSECHLQLNQVKPRTEPKAAPAFINPPQTCRETWPVFHQCFYKTTNSIYGSSSCLQPPTCSFFPASLPSFGIHPPSISDASSWIVGSSMLDYRRQDVGVARETGFLLDEVEKGQLHYIFGGKANVLEQQEAKDEPQKKTDVLYEEGVIVLSSRGGPACSEDCIRSLCREAGLQHLLHLPVASSPIITIKDTEIWNTGCLRGFGSATGLNNSTFLQPTTGQCSCSAWEAECPNCCCKMQSFSCSSTLPLADVQPTLYRPPPSRRLPLTQYQSSYTAEV